A section of the Bradyrhizobium oligotrophicum S58 genome encodes:
- the yghU gene encoding glutathione-dependent disulfide-bond oxidoreductase: MSEQNSYVPPKVWTWNKASGGRFANINRPIAGPISEKELPVGRHPLQLYSLGTPNGVKVTVMLEELLALGHSGAEYDAWLIRIGEGDQFGSGFVAINPNSKIPALLDRSGPEPIRVFESGAILVHLAEKFGAFLPTEPAKRAECLSWLFWQMGAAPYLGGGFGHFYAYAPTKIEYAIDRFAMEVKRQLDVLDRRLAESEYLAGPDYTIADIAVWPWYGALAKGLLYEGGEFLSVQDYKNVQRWTDQIAQRTPVKRGRMVNRVSGDPKSQLHERHDASDFDTKTQDKVGQAT; encoded by the coding sequence GTGTCCGAACAGAACAGCTACGTGCCGCCCAAGGTCTGGACCTGGAACAAGGCGAGCGGCGGCCGCTTCGCCAACATCAACCGGCCGATCGCGGGACCGATCTCTGAGAAGGAATTGCCTGTCGGGCGTCATCCCTTGCAACTCTATTCTCTGGGGACGCCGAATGGCGTCAAGGTCACGGTGATGCTGGAGGAGCTGCTGGCGCTCGGTCATTCAGGCGCCGAATATGACGCCTGGCTCATCCGCATCGGCGAGGGCGATCAGTTCGGCTCGGGCTTCGTCGCGATCAACCCGAACTCCAAGATCCCGGCGCTGCTGGACCGCAGCGGGCCAGAGCCCATCCGCGTGTTCGAGTCGGGGGCGATCCTGGTCCATCTCGCCGAGAAGTTCGGTGCCTTCCTGCCGACCGAGCCGGCCAAGCGCGCCGAATGCCTGTCCTGGCTGTTCTGGCAGATGGGCGCCGCACCCTATCTCGGCGGCGGCTTCGGTCACTTCTATGCCTATGCGCCGACCAAGATCGAATACGCCATCGACCGCTTCGCGATGGAGGTGAAGCGCCAGCTCGACGTGCTCGACCGCCGTCTCGCCGAGAGCGAATATCTCGCCGGCCCCGACTACACCATCGCCGACATCGCGGTCTGGCCGTGGTACGGTGCGCTCGCCAAGGGCCTGCTCTATGAGGGCGGGGAATTCCTCTCGGTGCAGGACTACAAGAACGTCCAGCGCTGGACTGACCAGATTGCGCAGCGCACGCCGGTGAAGCGCGGCCGCATGGTCAACCGCGTCTCCGGCGATCCAAAAAGCCAGCTCCACGAGCGCCACGACGCCAGCGATTTCGATACCAAGACGCAGGACAAGGTCGGGCAGGCGACTTAG
- a CDS encoding acetyl-CoA acetyltransferase, which translates to MTASALPPERIPVIVGVGEIVDRPKDIGDGLEPLALLEQAIRRAENDAGAKLIHDTGSLDVVNFLSWRYRDPEQLLAQRLGVTPAHCYYGPVGGESPIRYLHEAALRIARGECEVAVVCGAEAQSTATKAERAGVTLPWTPFAHDVEEPKRGAAFQKPLAVKLGVFRPVSVYPFYEVASAAKWGQTPRQALAESGELWSRFSAVAAYNPNAWLTRHFAPDEITTPSTDNRPIAWPYTKLMVANPMVNMGAALILTSLAKARAAGVAESRMIYPLGGASAEDPRDYLTRDQFAESHPQNAVLRAAMNLVGGKGTAFDVIELYSCFPCVPKMARRTLCLGADVEPTVTGGLTFFGAPLNTYMTHAACAMVRRLRGGGARRGLLYGQGGFVTKHHALVISREPPPSLSQEVSVQAEADRHRAAAPAFVSEASGNGRVESFTALFDRNGDVEHGVVMLRTEQNTRTLARVPAQDTATLARLMDQDRTPVGALGTITMTADGVPEWRGN; encoded by the coding sequence ATGACTGCAAGTGCCCTGCCCCCGGAACGCATTCCCGTGATCGTCGGCGTGGGCGAGATCGTCGATCGCCCCAAGGATATCGGCGACGGTCTCGAGCCGCTGGCGCTGCTCGAACAGGCGATCCGCCGGGCGGAAAATGATGCGGGCGCAAAGCTCATCCATGACACCGGCTCGCTCGACGTCGTCAACTTCCTGAGCTGGCGCTATCGCGATCCCGAGCAACTGCTGGCCCAGCGGCTCGGCGTGACCCCGGCGCATTGCTATTATGGTCCGGTCGGCGGCGAGAGCCCGATCCGCTATCTGCACGAGGCTGCCTTGCGCATCGCACGCGGCGAATGCGAGGTCGCCGTGGTCTGCGGCGCCGAAGCGCAATCGACCGCGACCAAGGCCGAGCGCGCCGGCGTGACCTTGCCGTGGACGCCTTTCGCCCATGACGTCGAAGAGCCGAAACGCGGCGCCGCGTTTCAGAAGCCGCTCGCGGTGAAGCTCGGCGTGTTCCGCCCGGTTTCGGTATATCCGTTCTACGAGGTCGCGAGCGCCGCCAAATGGGGCCAGACACCGCGCCAGGCGCTCGCCGAATCCGGCGAGCTGTGGTCGCGCTTTTCCGCGGTCGCCGCCTACAACCCCAATGCCTGGCTGACGCGGCATTTTGCGCCTGACGAGATCACGACGCCCTCCACCGACAACCGCCCGATCGCCTGGCCCTACACCAAGCTGATGGTCGCCAATCCCATGGTCAACATGGGCGCGGCGCTGATCCTGACCAGCCTGGCGAAGGCGCGCGCGGCGGGCGTTGCCGAGAGCCGCATGATCTATCCGCTCGGCGGCGCGTCGGCGGAGGATCCGCGCGACTATCTCACGCGTGATCAGTTCGCCGAGAGCCATCCGCAGAATGCGGTGCTGCGGGCCGCGATGAATCTGGTCGGCGGCAAGGGGACGGCGTTCGACGTGATCGAGCTCTACAGCTGCTTCCCCTGCGTGCCGAAGATGGCACGGCGAACCCTTTGCCTCGGCGCCGATGTCGAACCGACCGTGACCGGCGGACTGACCTTCTTCGGCGCGCCGCTCAACACCTACATGACGCACGCCGCCTGCGCGATGGTGCGCAGGCTGCGCGGCGGCGGCGCCAGGCGGGGCCTGCTCTATGGCCAGGGCGGCTTCGTCACCAAGCATCATGCGCTGGTGATCTCACGCGAGCCGCCGCCATCGCTGTCACAGGAGGTGAGCGTGCAGGCGGAAGCCGATCGCCATCGCGCCGCTGCACCGGCCTTCGTCAGCGAGGCCAGCGGCAACGGCCGGGTCGAGAGCTTCACCGCGCTATTCGATCGCAACGGCGATGTCGAGCATGGCGTGGTGATGCTTCGCACCGAGCAGAACACGCGCACGCTGGCGCGCGTGCCGGCGCAGGACACAGCCACGCTGGCGCGGCTGATGGATCAGGACAGGACGCCGGTCGGCGCACTCGGCACCATCACGATGACCGCCGACGGGGTACCGGAGTGGCGGGGGAATTAG
- a CDS encoding J domain-containing protein, with the protein MKTHYEVLGVSPRADLDTIKRAFRQAAKAHHPDLRGGGDAASEHQLKMIIVAYKVLRDPDLRTEYDDHLAFERNRVRRERWDAILQFTAATAVLSAILIGLEILLLPSLGDWTSKPPPTRSVTLQPSPQPRSEPQREAAAPPPVQDTANAMRPASPPPAIGAAAQPPAADARAVAPVGPTTAAAFLRRALERSQQGDLEHAVADFDEAVRLAPRIADIYRYRARDLGRMGRWDRALADYERAIRLDSNNPALFHDRALAFQQKGELDEALVDLDRAVRMSFSDPELYSDRGAVWLAKGSYDRALADFNQALKLSPGLAIAAARRDEALERKREQQLAGDSHASPAAAETTGALPENAPSRRDGR; encoded by the coding sequence ATGAAAACGCATTACGAGGTGCTCGGTGTTTCGCCGCGCGCCGATCTCGATACGATCAAGCGGGCCTTTCGACAGGCTGCAAAGGCGCACCATCCAGATCTCAGAGGGGGTGGCGATGCGGCGTCGGAGCATCAGCTCAAGATGATCATCGTCGCCTACAAGGTGCTGCGCGACCCTGACCTGCGTACCGAGTACGACGACCATCTCGCCTTCGAGCGCAACCGCGTCCGGCGTGAACGCTGGGACGCGATCCTGCAGTTCACCGCGGCGACCGCCGTGCTCAGCGCCATCCTGATCGGGCTCGAGATCCTGTTGCTGCCGTCGCTTGGTGATTGGACGAGCAAGCCGCCGCCGACGCGCTCGGTCACCCTGCAGCCGTCGCCGCAGCCGCGATCCGAGCCGCAACGCGAGGCGGCCGCGCCGCCGCCCGTGCAGGACACCGCCAACGCCATGCGTCCGGCATCACCGCCACCGGCGATCGGCGCTGCCGCTCAGCCGCCCGCCGCCGACGCCAGAGCCGTAGCGCCGGTGGGGCCGACGACGGCTGCGGCTTTCCTCAGGCGCGCGCTGGAACGCAGTCAGCAGGGCGATCTGGAGCACGCCGTCGCCGACTTCGACGAGGCGGTCCGGCTCGCGCCCCGGATTGCCGACATCTACCGCTACCGTGCCCGGGACCTCGGCCGCATGGGACGCTGGGACCGCGCGCTGGCCGACTACGAGCGGGCGATCAGGTTGGATTCGAACAACCCCGCGCTGTTTCATGATCGCGCCCTTGCGTTTCAGCAGAAGGGTGAGCTCGACGAGGCCCTGGTCGATCTCGATCGCGCGGTGCGCATGAGCTTCAGCGATCCCGAATTGTACAGCGACCGTGGCGCAGTCTGGCTGGCAAAGGGGAGCTACGATCGCGCGCTCGCCGATTTCAATCAGGCGCTCAAGCTCAGTCCTGGCCTGGCGATCGCCGCCGCCCGCCGCGACGAGGCGCTCGAGCGCAAGCGCGAGCAGCAACTCGCGGGCGACAGCCACGCGTCTCCGGCGGCTGCGGAGACCACGGGTGCGCTGCCTGAGAATGCGCCGTCCAGGCGCGATGGGCGCTGA
- a CDS encoding MBL fold metallo-hydrolase encodes MLSAATAAAALGLDASLAVVAAKPRRRTTDPERGYYRITVGDAEVTALYDGMWEKPHEAGFFSNASISDVKDALRAAGFNSAFVPVPISTFVVRLKGKTVLCDAGGGGQVQGYNSDSIFISGRMLDNLKAAGIHRHEIDTILISHFHPDHIFGLLGEDTDAPVFPNAEIIVAAAEYTFWTDPSLTSRLPPWRQSLARRIQGVIPSWKNVLPVEGEDEVVPGIRFVSVPGHTPGHTAFHLSSGPEQLMISGDTAYVPAFCLSHPEWHGAYDQDGPAAEVSRRRLLDRVLAERMLICGSHFPWPGFGRLVRDGAHYALDMLPA; translated from the coding sequence GTGCTGTCGGCGGCCACCGCCGCGGCCGCCCTCGGTCTCGATGCGAGTCTTGCCGTCGTTGCCGCCAAGCCGCGTCGTCGCACGACGGACCCGGAGCGCGGCTATTACCGGATCACGGTCGGCGATGCCGAGGTGACCGCGCTCTACGATGGGATGTGGGAGAAGCCGCACGAAGCGGGTTTCTTCAGCAATGCCAGCATCAGCGACGTCAAGGATGCGCTGCGCGCAGCAGGCTTCAACTCCGCCTTCGTCCCCGTGCCGATCTCCACCTTCGTGGTGCGGCTCAAGGGCAAGACCGTGCTGTGTGACGCCGGTGGCGGCGGCCAGGTGCAGGGCTACAATTCCGACTCCATCTTCATTTCGGGCCGGATGCTGGACAATCTCAAAGCGGCCGGCATCCATCGGCACGAGATCGACACCATCCTCATCTCGCATTTCCATCCCGATCACATATTTGGGCTGCTCGGCGAGGACACCGATGCGCCGGTGTTTCCCAATGCCGAGATCATCGTGGCAGCGGCTGAATACACATTCTGGACCGATCCTTCGCTGACCAGCCGCCTGCCGCCCTGGCGGCAATCGCTGGCCCGCCGCATCCAGGGCGTGATCCCGAGCTGGAAGAACGTGCTGCCGGTCGAGGGCGAGGACGAGGTCGTGCCCGGCATTCGTTTCGTCAGCGTCCCCGGCCACACGCCGGGCCATACCGCGTTTCATCTCAGCTCCGGTCCGGAGCAGCTGATGATCTCCGGCGACACCGCCTACGTGCCGGCGTTCTGCCTGAGCCATCCCGAATGGCACGGCGCCTATGACCAGGACGGCCCTGCCGCCGAGGTCAGCCGGCGCAGATTGCTCGATCGTGTGCTTGCAGAAAGGATGTTGATCTGCGGTTCGCATTTTCCATGGCCCGGGTTTGGCCGGCTCGTTCGCGATGGCGCCCATTATGCGCTCGACATGCTTCCCGCGTGA
- a CDS encoding methyl-accepting chemotaxis protein, with amino-acid sequence MRKNLPVTAVEYPVTDDTLIVSKTDAKGKLTFFNRDFVNAAGFTEAELMGQPHNIVRHPDMPPEAFENLWTTLKAGRPWVGAVKNRRKNGDYYWVLATASPILKDGQLVGYTSVRTKLPSDQRAEAEQVYAAIREKKPHGYKIEDGIVRRRSVFDHLAMFTGTIAARLRTLVGLQALFLIVLGVISFGEGGLGGMTGAGIAAAGVVLCGLIGLRTMKVIAGPLDHLNETMESITQGKLDTRMHIERDDEIGRALRNLQTVQTMVRFNARELLEQEQRAAVSRKQEMSTLADNFEGAIGKIVETVSSASGELESSANSLSSTAVRGQELSTTVAAASEEASANVQAVASATEELTSSVREISRQVQESARIASDAVEQARRTNDRVGELSKAATRIGDVVELINTIAGQTNLLALNATIEAARAGEAGRGFAVVASEVKALAEQTAKATGEIGQQISGIQGATQESVGAIREISTTIERLSEIAATVAAAVEEQGAATSEISRNIQHAAMGTQQVSANISDVQRGASETGDTSSQVLTAARQLSGDSNRLKQEVSRFLQSVRAA; translated from the coding sequence ATGCGCAAGAACCTGCCCGTCACCGCCGTCGAATATCCGGTCACGGATGACACCCTGATCGTGTCGAAGACCGATGCCAAGGGCAAGCTGACCTTCTTCAACCGCGACTTCGTCAACGCGGCCGGCTTCACCGAAGCCGAGCTGATGGGGCAGCCGCACAACATCGTGCGCCATCCCGACATGCCGCCGGAGGCGTTCGAGAATCTCTGGACCACCCTCAAGGCGGGCCGCCCCTGGGTCGGCGCCGTCAAGAACCGCCGCAAGAATGGTGACTACTATTGGGTGCTGGCGACGGCCTCGCCGATCCTCAAGGACGGCCAGTTGGTCGGTTATACGTCGGTACGCACCAAGCTGCCGTCCGACCAGCGCGCAGAAGCCGAGCAGGTCTATGCCGCGATCCGCGAAAAGAAGCCGCACGGCTACAAGATCGAGGACGGCATCGTCCGCCGCCGCTCGGTGTTCGACCACCTCGCGATGTTCACCGGCACGATCGCAGCAAGGCTGCGGACGCTGGTCGGCCTGCAGGCGCTGTTTCTGATCGTGCTCGGCGTGATCTCCTTTGGCGAGGGCGGGCTCGGCGGCATGACCGGCGCAGGGATTGCGGCGGCCGGTGTCGTGCTCTGCGGCCTGATCGGCTTGCGCACGATGAAGGTGATCGCGGGGCCGCTCGATCATCTGAACGAGACGATGGAGAGCATCACCCAGGGCAAGCTCGACACCCGCATGCACATCGAGCGCGACGACGAGATCGGCCGCGCCTTGCGCAACCTGCAGACCGTGCAGACGATGGTGCGCTTCAATGCCAGGGAGCTCCTGGAGCAGGAACAGCGCGCGGCCGTTTCGCGCAAGCAGGAGATGTCGACGCTCGCCGACAATTTCGAGGGCGCGATCGGCAAGATCGTCGAGACCGTCTCCTCGGCGTCGGGCGAGCTGGAGAGTTCGGCCAACTCGCTGTCGAGCACCGCCGTGCGCGGGCAGGAGCTCTCGACCACTGTTGCAGCGGCGTCTGAAGAGGCCTCGGCGAACGTTCAGGCGGTAGCGTCCGCGACCGAAGAGCTGACCTCTTCGGTCAGGGAGATCAGCCGCCAGGTGCAGGAATCGGCGCGCATCGCCTCCGATGCCGTCGAGCAGGCCCGCCGTACCAATGACCGCGTCGGGGAGCTGTCCAAGGCCGCCACCCGGATCGGCGACGTCGTCGAGCTGATCAACACGATCGCCGGCCAGACCAACCTGCTGGCGCTCAATGCCACCATCGAGGCCGCGCGGGCCGGCGAAGCGGGCCGAGGCTTCGCGGTCGTGGCGTCCGAGGTCAAGGCGCTGGCCGAGCAGACCGCCAAGGCGACCGGCGAGATTGGCCAGCAGATCTCCGGCATCCAGGGAGCCACGCAGGAATCGGTCGGCGCCATCAGGGAGATCTCGACGACGATCGAACGCCTTTCGGAGATCGCAGCGACCGTGGCGGCCGCGGTCGAGGAGCAGGGCGCAGCGACCTCCGAGATCTCGCGCAACATCCAGCACGCTGCGATGGGCACGCAGCAGGTGTCCGCCAACATCTCGGACGTCCAGCGCGGCGCCAGCGAGACCGGCGACACCTCGAGCCAGGTGCTCACCGCCGCACGCCAGCTTTCGGGCGACAGCAATCGCCTCAAACAGGAGGTCAGCCGCTTCCTGCAATCGGTTCGCGCTGCCTGA
- a CDS encoding methyl-accepting chemotaxis protein, with product MVVSAIASVVTWQNLSTLAQNNGWTVHTYQVMDQAKALVSAMVDAETGVRGFLIGGTDNFLEPYKNSDAAFKKALAEVKQLTSDNPAQQRRFEQIEKAASGWRQDVAEKEIALMRNPQTVAEAHKIMSSGAGKKYMDALRGLTKEVVDAEASLLQTRADAADAALASSKTAILAGGITMAVIALLALLVLNSAVTRGITSMTAAMGRLAANDLSVTIPYSDRLDEVGDMAKAVQIFKDNAIRVQALEAEQKETERRQAEHRRRDMMDLAGRFEQTVGDIVNAVSSASGRLETSANSLSRSAERAQEITTTVASASELASTNVQSVASATEELSSSVTEISRQVQESARMAGEAVTQARRTNEQVSELSKAAARIGDVVELINTIAGQTNLLALNATIEAARAGEAGRGFAVVATEVKALAEQTSKATGEIGQQISGIQSATQESVGAIREISGTIERLSEIASTIAAAVEEQGAATQEISRNVQHASQGTKDVSTNIVEVQRGANETGSASSEVLSAAQALSSDSNRLKVEVSRFLETVRAA from the coding sequence ATGGTGGTGTCTGCCATCGCCAGCGTGGTCACGTGGCAGAATCTGTCCACGCTGGCCCAGAACAACGGCTGGACCGTCCATACCTATCAGGTGATGGACCAGGCCAAGGCGCTGGTCTCTGCGATGGTGGATGCCGAAACCGGTGTGCGCGGCTTCCTCATCGGCGGCACCGACAACTTCCTGGAGCCCTACAAGAATTCTGATGCAGCTTTCAAGAAGGCGCTGGCCGAGGTGAAGCAACTGACGTCTGACAACCCGGCCCAGCAGCGCCGCTTCGAGCAGATCGAGAAGGCCGCTTCCGGCTGGCGGCAGGACGTGGCGGAGAAGGAAATCGCGCTGATGCGCAATCCGCAGACGGTAGCGGAGGCTCACAAGATCATGTCCTCCGGCGCCGGCAAGAAGTACATGGATGCTCTGCGCGGTCTGACGAAGGAGGTGGTCGATGCCGAAGCGTCGCTGCTGCAGACCCGGGCCGACGCTGCGGACGCCGCGCTTGCCTCGTCGAAGACGGCGATCTTGGCGGGTGGCATCACGATGGCCGTCATCGCGCTGCTCGCGCTGCTCGTGCTGAACTCCGCGGTCACCCGGGGCATCACCAGCATGACCGCGGCGATGGGGCGGCTTGCCGCCAACGATCTGAGCGTCACGATTCCCTATTCCGATCGCCTTGACGAAGTCGGCGACATGGCCAAGGCCGTGCAGATCTTCAAGGACAACGCCATCCGCGTCCAGGCGCTCGAGGCCGAGCAGAAGGAGACGGAGCGCCGACAGGCCGAGCATCGCCGTCGCGACATGATGGATCTTGCCGGCCGCTTCGAGCAGACCGTCGGCGACATCGTCAACGCCGTCTCCAGTGCCTCGGGGCGTCTGGAGACGTCGGCCAATTCGCTGAGCCGCTCCGCCGAACGCGCACAGGAGATCACCACCACGGTTGCGTCGGCCTCCGAGCTGGCCTCGACCAACGTGCAATCGGTCGCCTCCGCTACCGAAGAGCTTTCGTCATCGGTGACCGAGATCAGCCGCCAAGTGCAGGAATCGGCCCGCATGGCGGGTGAGGCCGTCACCCAGGCACGGCGGACCAACGAGCAGGTGAGCGAGCTGTCCAAGGCTGCCGCCCGGATCGGCGATGTCGTCGAGCTCATCAACACCATCGCCGGCCAGACCAACCTGCTGGCGCTCAATGCCACGATCGAGGCGGCGCGTGCCGGTGAGGCTGGCCGCGGCTTCGCGGTGGTTGCGACCGAGGTCAAGGCGCTGGCCGAGCAGACCTCGAAGGCGACCGGTGAGATCGGTCAGCAGATTTCGGGGATCCAGAGCGCGACCCAGGAATCGGTCGGAGCCATCAGGGAGATTTCGGGGACCATCGAGAGGCTCTCGGAAATCGCTTCAACGATCGCCGCGGCCGTCGAGGAGCAGGGCGCGGCAACGCAGGAGATTTCGCGTAACGTCCAGCACGCCTCGCAGGGCACCAAGGATGTCTCGACCAACATCGTCGAGGTGCAGCGCGGGGCCAACGAAACCGGTTCGGCTTCGTCGGAAGTGTTGTCCGCAGCCCAGGCGCTGTCGTCTGACAGCAACCGGCTGAAAGTCGAAGTGAGCCGCTTCCTGGAGACGGTGCGCGCCGCCTGA
- a CDS encoding methyl-accepting chemotaxis protein, with amino-acid sequence MSFLSRFRVLTKILAIVVLMAAVAVTISWFAISALGIVAEDSSKMAMAANRALHAARANQNVIAMNRAEFRAALDPHAENRDAALKVAQEQRKLFTEHLAEVAKTNDDQAKAMIPDVRAAYAEYEKGIDETFRIIGTVKDVQLNEQTERMRDAAMKSRADAEKLQARVKDVADRLNARVENLAKDAEEQYEKTSRMLITVAGFGIVLGLSLGFVIGQYGIAKPMRALVAVLQRMAKGEDVAVSGEGRGDEIGETAEAVGGIKVMLAEKAQQEAEAKIAMDKLMAEKRRAEMHKMADGFESAVGEIVHTVSSASTELEASATTLTSTASRSQTLATTVAAASEEASTNVQSVASATEEMASSVTEISRQVQESARMAGEAVDQARRTNDRVGELSKAATRIGDVVELINTIAGQTNLLALNATIEAARAGEAGRGFAVVASEVKALAEQTAKATGEIGQQIGSIQSATQESVGAIREISGTIEKLSEISSAIAAAVEEQGAATQEISRNIQQASIGTQQVSSNIAEVQRGASETGSASSQVLSAAQMLSGDSNRLKIEVGRFLDTVRAA; translated from the coding sequence ATGTCGTTTCTCTCCCGCTTTCGTGTGCTGACTAAAATCCTTGCAATCGTCGTGCTGATGGCCGCCGTGGCTGTCACGATCAGCTGGTTCGCCATCAGCGCGCTGGGGATCGTGGCGGAAGATTCCAGCAAGATGGCCATGGCCGCCAATCGGGCGCTTCACGCTGCCCGGGCCAACCAGAACGTCATCGCAATGAACCGCGCTGAATTCCGCGCCGCACTCGACCCGCACGCGGAGAACCGCGATGCCGCCCTGAAAGTCGCACAGGAGCAGCGCAAGTTGTTCACCGAGCATCTTGCCGAAGTTGCGAAGACCAATGACGATCAGGCCAAGGCGATGATCCCCGACGTTCGTGCCGCCTATGCGGAGTACGAGAAGGGGATCGATGAAACGTTTCGGATCATCGGGACGGTCAAGGACGTACAACTGAACGAGCAGACCGAACGCATGCGCGACGCCGCGATGAAGAGCCGCGCCGACGCCGAAAAGCTTCAGGCGCGGGTGAAGGATGTCGCCGACCGTCTGAACGCGCGGGTCGAGAATCTCGCCAAAGATGCCGAGGAGCAATATGAGAAGACCTCGCGCATGCTGATTACCGTGGCCGGCTTCGGGATCGTGCTCGGGCTGTCGCTCGGCTTCGTGATCGGACAATACGGCATCGCCAAGCCGATGCGTGCGCTGGTCGCCGTGCTGCAGCGGATGGCGAAGGGCGAAGACGTCGCGGTGTCGGGCGAAGGACGCGGCGACGAGATCGGCGAAACCGCCGAGGCCGTTGGCGGCATCAAGGTGATGCTGGCCGAGAAGGCGCAGCAGGAGGCCGAGGCCAAGATCGCGATGGACAAGCTGATGGCCGAGAAGCGCCGCGCCGAGATGCACAAGATGGCCGACGGCTTCGAGTCCGCCGTGGGCGAGATCGTGCACACCGTGTCGTCGGCGTCGACCGAGCTGGAAGCGTCGGCGACCACCCTGACATCGACGGCCAGCCGCTCGCAGACGCTCGCGACTACGGTCGCCGCCGCCTCCGAGGAAGCCTCGACCAACGTGCAGTCGGTGGCGTCCGCGACCGAAGAGATGGCGTCCTCGGTCACCGAGATCAGCCGTCAGGTGCAGGAGTCCGCGCGCATGGCCGGCGAGGCGGTCGACCAGGCGCGGCGGACCAACGACCGGGTCGGCGAATTGTCGAAGGCTGCGACCCGCATCGGCGACGTCGTCGAGCTGATCAACACCATTGCCGGCCAGACCAATCTGCTGGCGCTCAACGCGACCATCGAGGCGGCGCGCGCCGGGGAGGCGGGTCGCGGCTTTGCTGTGGTCGCCTCGGAGGTGAAGGCGCTCGCCGAGCAGACCGCCAAGGCCACCGGCGAGATCGGCCAGCAGATCGGCAGCATCCAGTCGGCGACCCAGGAGTCGGTCGGCGCCATTCGCGAGATCTCCGGCACCATCGAGAAGCTGTCGGAAATCTCCTCGGCCATCGCGGCCGCCGTCGAGGAGCAGGGCGCGGCGACCCAGGAAATCTCGCGCAACATCCAGCAGGCGTCGATCGGTACCCAGCAGGTGTCATCCAATATCGCCGAGGTGCAGCGTGGCGCCAGCGAGACCGGCTCGGCCTCGTCCCAGGTGCTCTCGGCGGCGCAGATGCTGTCGGGTGACAGCAACCGGCTGAAGATCGAGGTCGGACGTTTCCTGGACACCGTCCGCGCCGCCTGA